Part of the Desulfonatronum thiosulfatophilum genome is shown below.
GCGAAACGCAAATATATATTGGTATCAACAAGGATCTTGGATTGCGCCATGTTGGTATCTAATGGGTCAGATAATAATGCAGTTCTTTTGCTTCGACGGTCTGAATGTCGAAAAGAGATTGCAGGAATCCATCCCCCCTCGATGTTTCGCCGAGGAACTTCCTCAGGGAATCGAAAATCGGGGTTTTGAAATATGTCTCGGCCAAATACACATATACTTCAGGAGGCAGATAGTCGTCTTCTCCCGCTAAGGAATGCGCTGAATCACTTCTGAGCTTTTCGATTAATGTCGATTTCTTTTCGACATATTTTTTGATGACAATATAGGAACTATTCAACTTCTCCAATTGATCATATCCATTTTCAGTCGCATATGAATTGACGGATTTATATATAGTATATGGTGATATGAAAAGAGGATCGGCCAGGGCGATCATTTCTGCGACAAGCTGATTTGCATCGAGACCGACAAGGTCTTTATAAGCTTTTGCAGCAATTTCCTCGGGAAACAAAAAAGATTGGGCGAAAAGCTCTGCAAATTCCTCGGAAAGATCTACATCACAGGTGCACTTTGTAATAATGTGCCCGATTTCGTGAGCGACCCAAAACTTGAAATCCAGAAGATAGGAGTCCATGTTGATGTACATCCATTCTCTCTTGCTTCGCGGTGATTCGATATACAGCGCGTGGGCGTCATTATCCTTGCTGGACGTCACGCCCCAGAAAACCGGCACGGGAACAACATCGTACGCATGGATGATGTTAACAAGGTCGGAATAGTTGATCACGTCTGTCAGGGACTTGTCGGCTAGGCCCCTGACCATGGCCACAGCCTTTTGGATGTACGCATAATCCATTAACGGACGCTTGAGGACCGGCGGAACCTCCAGCGCCGCATCCGGAAGGTAGTCGGAAATCGAATCAAGGAGCATCGCCTTTTTCAGGGCACCCGCAAAATGCGCATCGGTCAAGGCCCTGTGTGCCTTCTTGCGAAAATTGAACGCCGCCTCCAACGGTACATCGTCCACAACAAGGTCTGAATGCGGCAGCCTGAGCAACATCCCAAGCCGCACGAGTTTGTCAGGCCGGGGAAACTTCTTCCCGGCCAACCACTCCCCCACGATGGTCCTGGAAACCATGAGCCTTTCGGAAACCTGGCTGTTGTTGAATCCCAGGGAATCCATAGCCTTCTTGACGAGTTCGATATTGAGACGCTTATTCATATGCGAACCAATTAAGTGCCAAGTCAACTTTTGTCAACATTTAGTAAACATTTCCATGCTCTCACTCTCGTCAAGATGACCAGCTAGACAAGCAACCAGAAGCTTACATCAGCAACCACCCCGCCGCGGCCTCATCGGTAATAGCTCCACCCCACATGTGGCGTAGCCTCGTAGGTGCAACTTCTCAATTTCTTATTGTGTTCGTTTATCTGATTGACTCAAGGAAGCGCATGACGATCCGATAAGCGGGTTCGTATGTGCGAAACGTTTTTTCGTCAGGCTGTAGCTCTCCGTGCAGTAGCGAATTTCTGAGTGCATAAATCACCTCAACCAGTCCGAAGAACAGTTCTTCGCTAGTACAGCGGAACTCCATATCCCCTACGACAATCGGGCGTTCCGCTCCGACCAGAAGATTACTCATCGGGCGGGGGCAACATGTCTGATATAGGCCCCGCAGATGACCCTGCTTCGTCGTGGAAAGTTCGATATACTGTGGATGAACAATAAGACCGGTCTCGTCATAGTCGGTCTGAGTTATCGTTGTAGCTACAGCACCAGCCCGATTTGAAACGGTGGAAATCCACTGCCCGTTCTGCTTGTTGACAACGATTTTGGGGTCAGGTCTTGTTTTTTGATGTATTTCGTTCTTTTTTGATGATTCTGCTGACAGTAGCGTAATGAAGGCCGAGATGCGCGGCGATGGACTGCTGGGAGTAACCGTGGTCAATGTGAGCTGCTGCGATGGCCTTGTTCCGGCTCGGCTTTGATTGCCGTTCCGGGAGAAGCACCTCCAGGGAAGGTCGCAGCGCAAAGCGTTGGACCCGAGGGATTTCAGTGAATACGGCTTTCTCCCGCAGAAATGGAGACAGCTTTTCCAGAAAAGATTCCGCCCCCAGAAGACATTGCCCAACAAGCTTCTTCCAGGGTGACTCCTCGCTTATCCCCGCAAGAACGAATTTTCGGTACTCCTGTTGCGCCTTCTGCCGATCATTCCCGAATTGGGAAAGTATCCAGTCTGAGGTGAGCAAGCCCAGCTTCTTCTTCAACCCGGCAGTGGCGCAATAACTGGACCAGGGGTAATCCTTGGGATGCCGCGCCATACCGGCCCGAACCGGATTAAGGACGACATAGCGGCACAACTCCAATAGATGGGAATCCTTGTCTACCACAATGGATTTGAACCGCCCTTGACAAAAAACATGCCCTACCCTTCCGTGAGTCCGGTTGAATTTCTGCGTGTAGATCCCATTCAACTGCCGCATGCCTTCCGAGAGATTTCCATCCGGTGTCTCGATCAGGAGGTGATAGTGGTTGCCCATGAGGCAATACCCATGACAAATCCAGTTGTACCGCTCTACCAGATCGGCAAGAATGGAAAGAAACAACAACCGGTCGCCGTCCCCCAGATAGATCTCTGATCGAGCATTCCCCCGAGCAGTCACATGATAGAGGGCGCCAGGAAATTCAATCCGAAGTGGTCTGGCCATGTATTCAGCTCACCTCACGAAAAATCAAAATACAAGACTTGACCCCCAAAACTCGTTGTACCATGGAAAAAAGACTCTTCCAAAGGCGAGAGCGTCCTCCTGGGAACCGAAGCTACCAGGGAAGGTGGGATGATATTTTAATG
Proteins encoded:
- a CDS encoding transposase, which gives rise to MARPLRIEFPGALYHVTARGNARSEIYLGDGDRLLFLSILADLVERYNWICHGYCLMGNHYHLLIETPDGNLSEGMRQLNGIYTQKFNRTHGRVGHVFCQGRFKSIVVDKDSHLLELCRYVVLNPVRAGMARHPKDYPWSSYCATAGLKKKLGLLTSDWILSQFGNDRQKAQQEYRKFVLAGISEESPWKKLVGQCLLGAESFLEKLSPFLREKAVFTEIPRVQRFALRPSLEVLLPERQSKPSRNKAIAAAHIDHGYSQQSIAAHLGLHYATVSRIIKKERNTSKNKT